Genomic DNA from Candidatus Poribacteria bacterium:
ACTACATGGCAACAACCGCGATTTCCGTTCTCATCGGCATAGTTCTCGTCAACATCATCACACCAGGGAAAGGGTTATCACAAGGTGAAGAACGACCCGAGCTGACTTACACACTTTCTGGTCCTGAAATGCTCACGCTTGAGATGAGCGGAGAATTTAATCGCACCTATAACAATAAATATGTCATCACCCTCGTTGACCAGAACATACAAGGCGAAGTCAAATCGATTTCTGGGACAACAGCCATAGTAGAAGCGTGGCACCCCTTAGCCACGGATGCCCGTTACGTTACAACAGAAGGTGGTGAACGCCTGTTATTCGTTGATGGACGGCTTGTAACAATAGAACCCCGAAATACCGGGACAGGCATTAACATCAGTTTGCCGATCGCTACCAGAGTCTCCGGCAAAATGGAACGGACTATGGGCAGCACTATCAAAGAGGTATTCCTCGGCAACGAAGAAACCGGCAAAGAAGGGATGATACCTTCAAACGTCTTCAAGGCAATGGTACATACCGATATCCTGCCGCTCATCTTTTTCTCGCTCCTCATCGGTGCCGCCCTGTCTACGCTCGGTGAATTTGGCAAACCTATCATCACTGTGATTTCGGGACTCAATGAAGCCGTCATGAAGCTCGTCCACTGGATAATGTATGTTGCACCGTTCGGCATTTTCGGCTTAATTGCCGGCAGGATTGGTGAAGCAAAGGGATTCGCAGGTTTCTGGCCCGAACTCGTCGCCGTGAGTAAGTACAGTGCCACAGTCGTACTTGGACTCGGCGTACACGGTATTATCGTTTTGCCCCTGCTCTTGCTGCTGCTCGGACGTAGAAATCCGCTCAACTACTTCAGAGGCATGGCAACAGCCTTACTAAACGCTTTCTCAACAGCGAGTTCCAGCGCATCCCTACCCTTAACAATGGAAGGCGTTGAGAATCAAAACGGAGTCTCCAGACGCACCTCCAGTTTTGTCCTGCCTTTGGGCGCAACCATTAACATGGACGGCACCGCGCTCTATGAGGCAGTCGCTGTCATGTTTATCGCTCAGGTCTATGCGATTTCTATGGACCCAGCACAACAAATCGTTGTCGTGCTGACGGCGACCCTCGCGGCTATCGGGGCAGCGGGGATCCCAGAAGCGGGGCTCGTCACCATGGTTATTGTGCTCAGAGCCGTTGACCTCCCCGTTGAAGGGATAACGCTTATTCTCTCCATTGACTGGCTCCTGGATCGTTTCCGAACCACAATTAACGTTTGGGGCGACAGCATCGGCGCAGGTGTAATTGAAAGGTATGAATCCGCTGATTCCACCGAAGCACCGGCAACAACGTAGCTATTGGTAATCAGTTATCGGTTTTCAGTGAAAGAGGAACTCTGTAACAATTCATAGCCTCTGGGGACTCCAAACTTGAGTAGATTGTTACAAAAACACCTCTTAACTGACAACTGATAACTGACAACTAATCAAATATGAATACGCAAAACGCACCGAACCCACAACTATCACCAATCTTTTCAGCATCTATTCTCGCAATTATCAGTGTTGTGTTTGCCGCAGGGTGGATAGCGTTCGCTTATTACAAAAGCAACGCAGACGATAGCAATCGGATACTGTTGTTACATCCGATAGTCCCTATCCTCCTGATTGTGCTGCTCACACGCATTTACCGCTGGATCGACATAAAGAGCATCATCATTTTGGAAATCCTAATGATAGGTGTATGGCTGTTTGTGCGCCTCTTGGGTGCATTGACCCCTTTCATTTTAGGATTCGGTTTTGCCTATATTTTCAGGTTTCTCTGGAACGCACTCCCCTTTAAAAAGGAGTATCAACGTGCTATTGCTACGGTGTTGATTCTCGTCATCTGTGGAGGCGCGCTTTTCTACACCGGCAGACAGGTGAGTAGACAAGCCAGACAAATGGGCACTGGGTTAATCAAATTTTATCACGAAACCGTTTTGCCTTATGTCAATGGAGAGACCTTTAGAGCTCTCACAATCGGTATTAATCCGATTGTTGCCGACGAAGAAAAACGGCAAGTAGAAACCTTCTATGTTGCTACAAACCACGGGGTTTACAGCGTTCCAGTGGATGCTAAAGATGCCGCTGCCCGTGTCGGCATTACAAACGGCGAGCTTCTCGGCAAACAGATACATGCTCTGACAACCAGCAGAAATATTATCTATGCTGGCACTACAAAAGGTTTATACAGATATTATAAAGTCCTACCCCGCGGCGGGATTGAAGTGATTCGGACGGATGGAAGCGTTCGGAGAATTCAATCGCAAACATGGCACAAGGTGGAAGGCACGCCTTTTGATACCGCAACCATCCAAGCTGTCAATACACCGCATTGGAATAGTGCCCACATCTACGTTGGAACACAAAACCGACTTTACATAAGCAATGATTCCGGACGGACTTGGCGTGAAGTTGAACCTATTATTTATGACGAAAGATCTATCGTCAGTATCACCTCTATTGAGGATAGCGATGGTAGCAGAATAACTTATGTCGCCAGCACACCGCAGCCTGATCCAGAATCCTTGATGCCCATAGAAACGACGATACATTGGCACCTGGAAGGGACATCTCTTGGTTGGGAGCCACTGCCACCGATACCCCAAATCGTTTACACACTTGCAGTCGTAGAACCAACGGAAAGAGATCTCAGTGCTAACGCTCGCGCTGAACTATACGCTGGCACACCCGAGGGTCTCTATGCCTGGAATCGACTTGATGGTTGGCAAAAAGTAGGAGGCACAACAGGAAATGTACTCTTAGCATCTGCTCCTTCAGGACTATACGCCGGAGATTCGACCGTTATCCGACATCGTATCGAATCGACCGCTCGATGGAAACCGTTTGCTGTAAATAAGAAAGGTATTACCGATACCTATAGAGACGAGCCAATTGTACAGCAGATTCGAGCGTATCTTACCGAACGGATACCGACAATTGCCCAAACGGGCGGGGTAGCGGTTCGGTGGATTTCAGGATTCGTCAGATCGATTGCTTTTAGTTTCGGTGGATTTCTGGCAACACTGTTGCTCGCATTCGTTGTTTTTATTTATGCGAATCAATCGTTTGATAACTATTTTCATGATTTGGTCTCGCTGCTACCTGAGCAGCGGCGTGATACCGTCAAGAGTTATCTACGTGAGATTGATAAAAATCTCCAACAGTTCTTGAAAGGACAGGTCACAGTTATCGCTATTATTTCAGCAATTTCCTGTATTGCATATAGTGTTGTTGGTGTCCCCTTCGCGCTTGTTGTCGGTCTACTTGCCGGCATCTGTAATGCGATACCGACCTTTGGTCCCTTTATTGGCGGCGGTTTCGCACTTTTGGCAATGTTGATGGGATTGGCAGCTGGGGATTTTAGTCTCGTTGAATTTCTTGTGCGTTCCGCAGTTGTCGTGGGAGTTGTTCTCGGTGTCCAAACTATTGACAACTCACTGGTCTCGCCTAAAGTCATGAGCGATGCTGTCGATGTTGATCCTTTACTTATTATGTTCGCCGTGATTGTTGGGGCAACGGTCCTCGGTTTTTGGGGAGTGTTACTTGCAATTCCTATTATTGTTGTGATAAAATCCATTATCGCCGTTTCGCGAACATTCGCAACAGATCAATCCATCGAAAGCCGGTCTGCAGAAGCCGATGCGTTGGAGGAAAACTAATGGAAACCGGACATCCAATTGTCGCAATTGTCGGCAGGCCCAATGTCGGAAAATCTTCGCTCTTCAATAGAATCACTGCATCTGCCCCCGTACGCCCGAAACAGATACGCACCGATTTTGAAGGCAATGGGGACGAGACACTGCAGCCGGTCAGACCGCGAAATACCAAAAAATCGCGTAAATTTGCTGTCGTTCATGATACACCCGGCGTAACGCGCGATAGGAACTACGCCGATGTTGAATGGAACGATCGGACCTTTACGATTGTTGATACTGGCGGTTTAGATGTCGATCCAAATGACCGTCTTATTGACAACGTCCAATTACAAGTAGATACTGCTTTGGATGAAGCAAGTCTCGTCCTGTTCGTTGTTGATGCGCGAACCGGTATTATGCCACACGATATAACTGTCGCTAATAAACTCAGAACCGCTGGTAAACCTATTTTCCTTGTTGTCAACAAGGTGGATAGTGATCGGTTTCGCAATGAGGCGGCGGAGTTTTACGCACTCGGATTCTCTGAACCGACGTGGACATCGTGTGTCCAGAACGATGGAATTCGGGAACTCCTTGATCGGGTGGTAGAGGAGCTGCCCGATACTGCCGCAACGTCGGACAGCGCATCTGCCGCTATGAAAATCGCAATCGTTGGTAGACCGAATGTCGGAAAATCTTCGCTTATCAATAACTTGTTAGGGGAAGAGCGAATGATTGTAGACGACCGACCCGGAACGACGCGAGATGCCGTAAATATTCGGATCGTTCACGACAACATTCCCTTTGAGGTCGTTGATACTGCCGGAATGCGGCGGAAATCGGTTATTAAAGATGAACTCGAATCCGTAACCGTCCAGCGCGCAATACACAGCATCCGCCAAAGCGATATTGCTGTCCTCGTACTTGACGTAACCCAGGAGATCGCACAACAGGATAAGACAATCGCCAATTTCATCGAACGCCAGGGGAAAGCTTCAGTTTTAGTGTTGAACAAATGGGACCTGGTTGAAAAGGATAACACAACGCATCCCGCATTTATGGATAGAATAGATGCCCAGCTCCCACAACTTCATTATGTACCACGGGTTTTCGTTTCTGCGCTTACAGGGCAACGTGTTACCCATATATTGGAGATAGCACTTGAGGTCTATCGCGAGTACTGCACCCGGATCCCGACCCCCGACCTTAATCAGCTCCTCCTTGAATTACGGACTGCGCATCCCCCACCACGGGTCAAGGGGGTCCGACCTGCACTCAAATATATCACACAAGTGGAGATCACGCCCCCGACCTTTCTCATATTTGGGCGGAACCTACATCGGATACGTCCACCGTACGAGGCGTACCTTGCCAACAATATTCGGGCGGAATTCGGATTCAACGGTACACCCATACGCATCTTTTATCGCCAATCGTAAGGAGGGAAATCTTGGCACAATTTAAAGTTTTCATCACACGACCTATACCAGAAGAAATCCGAGCGAAAATAGCCGCAGAATGTGAAGTCGATATGTGGCATACGAGCGCAATTCTACCGCCTATTGCTGAAAAGATTCCGCCCCTTGATGGGCTAATGACCTATGGGCACGAACCCGTCTCACCAGAGATGATCGCTACTTCCCCGAACCTCAAAGTTATCTCTGTCGTTGGAGTGGGTTATGATCATGTCCATGTTGAGGCTTGTAGAGAGAGAGGGATTGCGGTCGGGCATACACCCGGTGTTCTTAGCGATACGACTGCGGATATGACGATGGCACTCCTGCTCGCCGCATCGCGAAATATCGTTCCAGCGGATAAACACGTTCAGACCAAACAGTGGCTATACTACGATCCGAATATCCTCTGGGGATACGATGTACATCATGCAACAATCGGTATTGTCGGGATGGGACGCATCGGTTATGCCGTCGCAAAGCGCGCGCTGGCTTTTGACATGCGGGTCCTCTATTACAAACGCGAACGCAGACACGATTGGGAGGAAGAACTCGATATAGAATATGTTGACATGGAACAACTCCTTCGAAACTCCGATTTCATAACACTCCACGTTCCTTTGACGGAAGAGACGACTCACATGATTGGCAAAGCCGAACTTGCGTTGATGAAAAGCACCGCAATCCTTGTGAACATTGCCAGAGGACCTGTTGTCGATCACTATGCGTTATATGATGCCCTCACAGAAGGTCAGATTGCAGGTGCTGCGCTTGACGTAACGGAACCGGAACCCCTTAACACTGACCATCCGCTTCTCGGTTTAGGTAACGTTATTATAGCACCCCATCTCGGCAGTGCTACTATTCAAACACGGATGAAAATGATGACGATGGCAATGGAGAATCTGCTCGCTGGGTTGAGGAAGGAACGCTTGCCTTATGCAGCACTGCAGCCAAAATTTGCCCAATAGCCGAAATCTCCAAATCACGGTTTCTAAAGAAAGCATTTATCCACACAATTATCCGGTAAAGGAGAGAAAATGCTACTTGAAAAGTTATTTCAGTTGAAAGAGGTCGGCACCTCAGTGAGACGTGAACTGATCGCAGGGCTCACGAATTTTATGACGATCTCGTATATAATCTTCTTTCAACCCACACTGCTTTCATTGGCTGGCATGGACTATGGGGCCGTTATGGTGGCAACCTGTGTATCCAGTGCAATCGCATCGTTCGCTATGGGATTGCTGACGAATTACCCGGTCGTCTTAGCACCCGGCATGGGGCTTAACGCCTATTTCGTCTTCGACGTTTGTCAAGGTTTAAACTTACCCTGGCAGGAGGCACTCGGCATCGTCTTCATATCGGGAGTGTTGTTTTTCATCCTTTCGTTCGTCGGAATTCGTGAAGCTATTATGAATGCCATTCCCCCCTCGCTCCAGAATGCAATCGCCATCGGGATTGGACTCTTCATCGCCTTCATCGGTTTGCAGTGGAGCGGTATTATTACAAAGCATCCCGCTACATTTATAACCCGCGGTGATCTTTTATCCGCCCCTGTGTTGCTGTCGCTTTTCGGGGTCGCCGTAACATTAACCCTCATGGCGCGTCGAATACGAGGGGCGATTCTCATCGGTATCCTTGTCACTGCTGCCATCGGCCTGATCTTCGGTCTTACTAAGTATGACGGGGTCGCCGCAGCTCCACCCGCTATCGCCCCTACTTTCTTTAAACTGCAACTCCCGAATATCTTTGATAAGTTAGACCTGATTTCTGTGATCTTCGTCTTCTTCGCGATTGATATGTTCGATACTATCGGTACCCTAACGGCTATCGGCTACAGAGCGGAATTGATTGAGAAAGGACGACTTGTGAAAGCCAGACATGCCCTTTTGGCGGATGCTGGCAGTACTGTGGGCGGTGCTTTACTCGGCACTTCAACTGTTACCTGCTACATTGAGAGCACAACAGGGATTGCTGTAGGTGGACGAACGGGACTCACCCCCGTCTTTACAGGAATTTTTATGCTCCTGTCTCTCGTTCTTTTTCCGCTTGTTAAAATTGTGGGCGGTGAATACGTGTATCAGGGAATCCAACTTCATCCAATTATCGCCCCAGCACTTATTGTCGTCGGCGGATTGATGCTCAGAGATGTCAACCAGATTGATTGGGAAGACATCACGGAATCGATCCCCGCTTTCCTAACGATAATAATGATGCCACTTTCTTTCAGCATTACGGACGGCATCGGCTTCGGACTCGTCTCCTTAGCGTTTCTCAAATTGGTGACAGGACGTGGAAAAGAGGTAAATCCGGTCATCTACTACTTCGCGCTCTTCTTCATCGCGTGTTACATCGGAGATCTGTAGAAGGGGATTGTAGTCCGTATCCTTCATCGGCAGGGCTTCCAGCCCTGCCGATGACCAGTCAGTTCCGGGTTCTAACCGCACCAAATCAAACTTATCGTCTTCTGCTCCAGCATCCGAAAAATCTTGAACTCTCTCAATACATTGTGTATAATTTGCACAAACCTTATATTCTTGCTACATGGAGACTTCAAATGAAACAGCCCAAACTCGTCGTTGGATACCTTATGGACGACGAACTATCTGTCAAATCTGTTACGATTTCAAAGTCCCTCGATTGGCTCACACGGGTGGAGATCGAAGACCTTGTGGAGTTTTTTGGGGGATTACTCGAATTGATCACACAAATTTCAGAGGGAAAAGAAGATAGTGAGTCCCTTCAGGTTTTCCTCGCCCTTTGGCGAGAAGTTGCTTTAGAAGTGAGTGATATGGAGGACGAAGATCGCGAAACATTCTGGAAAACACTGACCGATTCTATCGAAAGAGCGATGAACACTGCCGGACAGAGTATCCTTGTAGGTTTTGATGAAGACGACGAAGACGAATTGGATTCCCCTTGGATAGATATTATTGATCGGCAACCTGAACGAAGAGGAATAATGCATCATTCACCTTACGGGGAACCGGTTGTGGCTGATGTGACAGAAGAAGAACGCGACCACTACTTAGCCCAACCGATCTCTGAACTTGGCCTGTCTACCCGAGCTCACAACTGTCTTATACGGGAAAATATCAACACTATACGAGAACTCGTCGTAAAAATGGATTGGGAATTGTTACAATACAACCACTTCGGACAGGGCTCGCTACGCGATGTTAAAGAGGGGCTCGCCAACATGGGACTTTCTCTCGGAATGGACCTGAACGATGAAGACTACGAAGCTGATGAGTAAGGAAAGGATAAACATAGATGCTCAATAGAACCTTGTTCCCGCCTATCCTGCAAATCCGCTAATCCCGTAAATCCTGATTCAGACAGTATAAACCTAAGCCCTTCCTATAAAATTTCAGAGTAAGTTTCCGAGAACCCTACTCTAAAAACCACCTAAAACCCAGTCACAGTGTGGGGTTACGACTCTTTCTCAAATCTCTTACTTTTTCAGATTTACTCTGAAAGACTCTGAAAAGCGAGTTATCTACCCCCGCCAACCCACATCAATACTCGTATACCCGTGCGTGTATTGGTGCAAATGTGATGGTAAATCCGCTAAAAATTGCTTGCCTTCAGCTGGAATCTCCCATGGAATATCAATGTGATGCTCCCGCCGTCGAAAACCGATCGCACACGACAACCGAATCTCATCAATCTGATTCGGAAATGCGCCGTGATACGTCCGATGCGCAAATACAATCATATCCCCAGGGTGCGTAAACAGCGGTACCAATCCAGGAATATCGAACCCAGTGTATGCCTTTTCTTCTTCACCCTCCTTGTAGAAGGAGCGTCTATCCGCCGTCATCTTGAAACCTTCAGGTCCCTCCCAACTTTCCACGTGAGAGTCTTCAATCACACACAGACCACCGTGCTCCGGACGAGAACCCGTCAAATAGAACCATTTGCCCGACGGCCAGAGTCCACGGTTCAGCACATCCCCTGAGTTCTTGGGTGTATCCGTTGAAAACCCACACCAATCAGTGTGCCATGAAACCGGTTGGGATCCGGGCATCCGAATGATAGCAGCAGACCGGTGAACGGTCATTTCGTCTGTGCCGATGAGATGGCGATGGATTTTCATAAACGGTTTGTATCCGAGTAGCTGCCAAGCCCCCGGTCCAGACTCAATCCAAGCGTGTCGGGTCCGACTCTCTCCCGGATTCAGTTCTCTTTTTGGATCTGTACCGTCAAAGACGGCTTGTTTTAAACCATCAACTAACTCAGGTGATAAAACATCTTTGATAATCGCAAAGCCATGTGCCTCCAGACATTCAGACATGAGAGGGAGCTGGTCGATCCCAAATTCGTAGGTATAACCAAGTTCAGGTTTCTGAACCTCCAAATATTCTTTCATAGGTCAATCCTCAAATATTTTGTTGGAAATATCCGTCGCGTCGTATGCGAGGTTACCCAACCTCGCTGGTTCACTGATACTTTGATTTTAGCAACTATACACTGTTGGGTCAATGACATTTTTTAGGAAATCCAGTCGTCAATATAAAAAGGCAACCATAATTCTACAAATCCTAAAATCTTATAACTCCTGATTCTGACAGCCCGAATACCTTATATCCTTGCACTAATTGCCAACTTTTGTTAAAATATTGCAACTGAGATTTGGACGACATCACAAGGCAGAGATAGCGTTTATATCTCGTCAACGGTGCTATTAAATTTTAGGCAAAGGTTGTTTGATATGCGGAGGAAAATAATGGCAAAAACCGTCTTTTTAGGAGAACATGAACTCACCTTCCCCGGTCCACACCTCGGTGTGCTTCGGGACTGCAATGACATCCTTGACTCAACAGAAGGTTTACACCAACGGATAGCAGAGGACGGATATTTACTCGTTCGCGGTTTAATAGATAAAGAAAAGATTATCGCGGGGCGGCGTGCTATCCTTGAATACGCCGATGGCAACGGTAAAGATGACGTTTTCAAGTCCGGCACCGACATTATGGAGGCGTTTGCCGGTGATGGGAGTCCCGGACGGACGATGGGCACACCCGCTGTTACACATCATCCGGATGTCCAGGCAGTCTTGGAAGGCGATGAACTTTTCAAATTCTTCCGAACCTTTTTCGATGGTGATACCCGAACCTTTGACTACAAATGGCTCCGCTTTATTCGCCCTACCGTCTGGTCGGGACCGCATTTCGATTTCGTCTATATGGGGCGCGGGTCAGCGCAGCTCCATACCTGTTGGGTGCCTTTCGGGGATGTCCCCGCAACTATGGGAACGTTAACGGTGTTGGTCGGTTCGCACAATCTCCCGAGTTTCGCACCCATTCGGGATACCTATGGAAGAACAGATGTAGATCGGGACGGGACACCGGGGCATTTCGGACGTGACCCGATGGAGATTAGCGATAAATATGGCGGTGAGTGGCAGACTGCCGATTTCGAGATGGGGGATGTCATTGTCTTCACGATGCACACCATGCACACCTCTACGAAAAACCTTTCTGACCGATGGCGCATTAGTTGTGACATCCGTTTCCAACCCGCAGAAGATCCAATTGATGAGCGATGGGTCGGCAAAAACCCAATTTCGCACACAGGCAGTCAGAAGATTTCGTTTGAAGAAGCAAAAAAGCAGTGGGGATTGGAATAGAAACAGTTCCGGGTGCGGTTGGGAAACCGCACCTACAGGAAGAATACAAGTATGGAATAACTTTAACCAAACAATGCCCGTCGAATTTGACGCACCGCCTGACGAATCCGATCTTCATTCTCCACGAGTGCGATCCGAATATAACCTTCTCCGTTATGTCCGAATCCCGAACCCGGAGAAACACAGACTTCCGCCTCATTAAGAAGTTTCGTCGCGAAGTCCATAGAGGAGAGATGCCGCCACGCTTCTGGTAGAGGTGCCCAGACGAACATAGAAGCCTGCGGTTTTGGAACCTTCCAGCCAATCCGGTTTAACCCTTCGACAAGCACATCCCGACGTTTTTGATAGACCGCAGCATTTTCCATTACCGTATCTGCCGGTGTACGGAGTGCCATGATCCCAGCAACCTGAATCGGCGCGAAAATCCCGTAATCGTAATATCCTTTAATCCGAGCCAGTGCTTCAATGATCTCGCGATTGCCAACTGCAAACCCACATCGCCATCCCGCCATATTGTAGGATTTAGACAGCGAGAAAAATTCGATACCGACATCCTTCGCCCCTTTTGCTTGTAAGAAACTTGGGGCTTTGTAACCGTCAAAAACGATGTCCGCATAAGCCAAATCGTGAATTACCACGATCTCTTGACGCTTCGCGAACGCAACAATCTCCTCAAAGAATCCAAGGTCAACCACGGCACCCGTCGGGTTATGCGGGAAGCTTAAGATGAGTACCTTCGGTCTTGGCCAAATATCGCGTGTGATTTCCGTAAGCGACGGAATAAAAGCGTTCTCTTCAGTGAGCGGAATACTCACAACGCTACCACCTGCAAGCACAACGCTGTACATGTGGATTGGGAACGTTGGGTTCGGCACCATCGCCAAATCGCCTTCGTCAATTAAGGCTAATGCGAGGTGCCCCAGACCTTCTTTAGTTCCGATCACAGAGATGGCTTCTTCATGCGGGTTAATGTGAACACCGAACCGGCGTTCATAATGCCAACTGACCTCCCGACGGAGATTAAAAATGCCCCGCGAAGCGGAGTAACGGTGGTTCCGAAGTTCCTGTGCTGCTTCAGTCAATTTATCAATGATAGGTTGCGGGGTCGGCTGATTTGGGTTTCCCATCCCCAAGTCAATAATATCTATCCCCAGTTGTCGGCGTTCATGCGTGAGTTGTTTGAGTTTGCCAAGCATGTAAGGTGGGAGTCGATTTAAGCGTTTTGAATAGATATTCATTGTTCCGAAATCCTGGATTTTTTAGATTGTATTAATGAATTTTATTTTTTTCTGTTCTATCTGCCATGCTCCCAATATGTCCGTAAACGTTCACCCCAATTCGATATGATCCGTTTCGGACTTGGATGCACAATTTGTCGCCTGTGAAGTTTGGCTTTTTGGATCAGTAGTTTATCTCTACAAATTTTAACGTCTTTACTGTAGATCGCGTTTCCTACTAAATTTTCCATCTCGCCGGGGTCATTCTGCCGGTCAAACAACTGTGCAAGCCCAAGTTGTTCAGCATCGGGTCCTGGCGGCGAGAAATCTTCTTCCGGTTTTGGTTTATACTCTGTAACGTATTTATACCGTTCACTGACAATTGCGCGTCCCCAATAATTGCTCTCTATATAGGCGTAATCGCGCCAAGGGACATCTTTTCCTTCCACAATCGGACGGACGCTCATGCCTTGTACCTGTTCAGGCATATCAACATCTGCGTAATCACAGACAGTGGGAAATAGGTCAACACCTGAAACAAAATGCGTCTTGTTAAGTTGGTTTTTGTCTATAGCAATACCGTCGCTCAAACACGCCACAATGAATGGAACCCGTATGCTTTCTTCGTAAAGCGTGAATTTTTGGAACATCTGATGACTGCCACACGCCTCACCGTGATCTGCACTGAAGATAATGAGCGTATTTTCGTGCAAGCCCGTTGCTCGCAGCAGGGCCAGAACCCTTCCGATCTCAGCGTCAACTTTTTCAATGAATCTGTAATAATTCCATCTCAGATAACGCCAATGGGGTTCGTCCCAATCGCGAATACCTTTAAGAATAGCGGCGTGAATAAGCGCGTCATCAACTCTTCGACAGACTCGGTGCAGCACTGTCTCCCGTTCATCATAGGCAAAGTTTTCAGGGAGCGGTGGCAAAGCATCTTCCGAAACAATTCCTTGCTCTACTGGATTAGGAATTCGTTTTTCCTCGTGATTGTGCAGGTATTCGCATACGTCATGCGGATCGACGTAACCGATCTGAAGATAAAATGGTTCGTCAGCGTCGTAGTTCGTCAAAAAGTCGGCAACCGCATGTGTGGATGCTGAATCGTAATACGCAGCACCTCCTGCACCAATATCTCGCTGTCCATAATAAAGCACCTGAAAACTCTCGCGAACATCTCTACCGGGTACATGCCACTTCCCACAGTGGAATGCTCTATAACCGCCTTCGCTCAGGACCTGTCCTAAATCCCGGATTTCTGGGTGCAGAGATCCGCCGTTGAACGGCACCCCCGTTTCTGAAGTATATAAACCTGTTGCCCAACTCGAACGCGCAGCAGCACACACCGGATCCGTACAGAACGACCGCTGAAACGAGGTTCCATTCCGGTGAAGTTCATCTATATTCGGTGTCTGGAGATATGGATTTCCGTAAGCCGAGAGTGCGTCCCACGAAT
This window encodes:
- a CDS encoding NCS2 family permease, with translation MLLEKLFQLKEVGTSVRRELIAGLTNFMTISYIIFFQPTLLSLAGMDYGAVMVATCVSSAIASFAMGLLTNYPVVLAPGMGLNAYFVFDVCQGLNLPWQEALGIVFISGVLFFILSFVGIREAIMNAIPPSLQNAIAIGIGLFIAFIGLQWSGIITKHPATFITRGDLLSAPVLLSLFGVAVTLTLMARRIRGAILIGILVTAAIGLIFGLTKYDGVAAAPPAIAPTFFKLQLPNIFDKLDLISVIFVFFAIDMFDTIGTLTAIGYRAELIEKGRLVKARHALLADAGSTVGGALLGTSTVTCYIESTTGIAVGGRTGLTPVFTGIFMLLSLVLFPLVKIVGGEYVYQGIQLHPIIAPALIVVGGLMLRDVNQIDWEDITESIPAFLTIIMMPLSFSITDGIGFGLVSLAFLKLVTGRGKEVNPVIYYFALFFIACYIGDL
- a CDS encoding phytanoyl-CoA dioxygenase family protein — protein: MKEYLEVQKPELGYTYEFGIDQLPLMSECLEAHGFAIIKDVLSPELVDGLKQAVFDGTDPKRELNPGESRTRHAWIESGPGAWQLLGYKPFMKIHRHLIGTDEMTVHRSAAIIRMPGSQPVSWHTDWCGFSTDTPKNSGDVLNRGLWPSGKWFYLTGSRPEHGGLCVIEDSHVESWEGPEGFKMTADRRSFYKEGEEEKAYTGFDIPGLVPLFTHPGDMIVFAHRTYHGAFPNQIDEIRLSCAIGFRRREHHIDIPWEIPAEGKQFLADLPSHLHQYTHGYTSIDVGWRG
- a CDS encoding phytanoyl-CoA dioxygenase family protein translates to MAKTVFLGEHELTFPGPHLGVLRDCNDILDSTEGLHQRIAEDGYLLVRGLIDKEKIIAGRRAILEYADGNGKDDVFKSGTDIMEAFAGDGSPGRTMGTPAVTHHPDVQAVLEGDELFKFFRTFFDGDTRTFDYKWLRFIRPTVWSGPHFDFVYMGRGSAQLHTCWVPFGDVPATMGTLTVLVGSHNLPSFAPIRDTYGRTDVDRDGTPGHFGRDPMEISDKYGGEWQTADFEMGDVIVFTMHTMHTSTKNLSDRWRISCDIRFQPAEDPIDERWVGKNPISHTGSQKISFEEAKKQWGLE
- a CDS encoding aminotransferase class I/II-fold pyridoxal phosphate-dependent enzyme codes for the protein MNIYSKRLNRLPPYMLGKLKQLTHERRQLGIDIIDLGMGNPNQPTPQPIIDKLTEAAQELRNHRYSASRGIFNLRREVSWHYERRFGVHINPHEEAISVIGTKEGLGHLALALIDEGDLAMVPNPTFPIHMYSVVLAGGSVVSIPLTEENAFIPSLTEITRDIWPRPKVLILSFPHNPTGAVVDLGFFEEIVAFAKRQEIVVIHDLAYADIVFDGYKAPSFLQAKGAKDVGIEFFSLSKSYNMAGWRCGFAVGNREIIEALARIKGYYDYGIFAPIQVAGIMALRTPADTVMENAAVYQKRRDVLVEGLNRIGWKVPKPQASMFVWAPLPEAWRHLSSMDFATKLLNEAEVCVSPGSGFGHNGEGYIRIALVENEDRIRQAVRQIRRALFG
- a CDS encoding sulfatase-like hydrolase/transferase, which codes for MSKRPNILFINTDQHSWDALSAYGNPYLQTPNIDELHRNGTSFQRSFCTDPVCAAARSSWATGLYTSETGVPFNGGSLHPEIRDLGQVLSEGGYRAFHCGKWHVPGRDVRESFQVLYYGQRDIGAGGAAYYDSASTHAVADFLTNYDADEPFYLQIGYVDPHDVCEYLHNHEEKRIPNPVEQGIVSEDALPPLPENFAYDERETVLHRVCRRVDDALIHAAILKGIRDWDEPHWRYLRWNYYRFIEKVDAEIGRVLALLRATGLHENTLIIFSADHGEACGSHQMFQKFTLYEESIRVPFIVACLSDGIAIDKNQLNKTHFVSGVDLFPTVCDYADVDMPEQVQGMSVRPIVEGKDVPWRDYAYIESNYWGRAIVSERYKYVTEYKPKPEEDFSPPGPDAEQLGLAQLFDRQNDPGEMENLVGNAIYSKDVKICRDKLLIQKAKLHRRQIVHPSPKRIISNWGERLRTYWEHGR